Proteins from one Peromyscus eremicus chromosome 8a, PerEre_H2_v1, whole genome shotgun sequence genomic window:
- the Tmem235 gene encoding transmembrane protein 235 isoform X1, translated as MALLAALFLSAALGALLSFALLAAAVASDYWYILEVANPGGSGGAQQLSSHSGLWRTCEGKNSCVPLVDPFASDSLEASPSIQHLLLLHRTVMVVLPLSLILIVCGWVCGLLSSLSQSVPLLLLTGCYFLLGGALTLAGVSIYISYSHLAFVETARLYGVQHMQSVNISFGWSLALAWGSCALEVLSGALLLTAARFLSLSQRPGMPHSVII; from the exons ATGGCCCTTCTGGCCGCCTTGTTCCTGAGCGCAGCCCTGGGCGCCCTGCTCAGCTTCGCGCTGCTGGCAGCTGCGGTCGCCAGCGATTACTGGTACATCCTGGAGGTGGCGAACCCTGGCGGCTCCGGTGGTGCGCAGCAGCTCTCCTCACATTCTGGGCTCTGGCGCACCTGCGAAG GGAAGAACAGCTGTGTGCCCCTGGTTGACCCGTTTGCCAGTGACAGCTTGGAAGCTTCTCCCTCGATACAGCATCTTCTCT TGCTGCACCGCACAGTCATGGTAGTCCTGCCTCTGAGCCTCATCCTCATCGTGTGTGGCTGGGTCTGCGGCTTGCTCAGCTCCCTGTCCCAGAGTGTCCCTCTGCTGCTCCTCACTGGCTGCTACTTCCTGCTAGGGG GTGCCCTGACCCTGGCAGGGGTCAGCATCTACATCAGCTACTCACACCTGGCATTTGTGGAGACTGCCCGCCTGTATGGTGTGCAGCACATGCAGAGTGTGAACATCAGCTTCGGCTGGTCACTGGCCCTGGCCTGGGGCTCCTGTGCCTTGGAGGTGCTCAGTGGTGCCCTCTTGCTCACAGCTGCCCGGTTCCTCAGCCTGAGCCAACGCCCAGGAATGCCCCACTCCGTGATCATCTGA
- the Birc5 gene encoding baculoviral IAP repeat-containing protein 5, with product MEAPALPATWQLYLMDHRISTFKNWPFLEGCSCTPERMAEAGFIHCPTENEPDLAQCFFCFKELEGWEPDDNPIEEHKKHSPGCAFLTVKKQFEELTLSEFLKLDKERAKNKIAKETNSKQKEFEEIAKTVRHSIEQLASSAGAT from the exons ATGGAGGCTCCGGCTCTCCCCGCGACCTGGCAACTGTATCTCATGGACCACCGCATCTCCACCTTCAAGAACTGGCCGTTCCTGGAGGGCTGCTCCTGCACCCCAGAGCGG ATGGCGGAAGCTGGCTTCATCCACTGCCCTACCGAGAATGAGCCTGACTTGGCCCAGTGTTTTTTCTGCTTTAAGGAGTTGGAAGGCTGGGAACCCGATGACAACCCCAT AGAGGAGCATAAGAAGCACTCGCCTGGGTGTGCCTTCCTTACTGTCAAGAAGCAGTTTGAAGAACTAACCCTCAGTGAATTTTTGAAACTGGACAAAGAAAGAGCCAAGAACAAAATA GCAAAGGAGACCAACAGCAAGCAGAAAGAATTCGAAGAAATAGCCAAGACCGTCCGCCACTCCATTGAGCAGCTGGCTTCCTCTGCTGGGGCGACCTGA
- the Tmem235 gene encoding transmembrane protein 235 isoform X2, translating into MALLAALFLSAALGALLSFALLAAAVASDYWYILEVANPGGSGGAQQLSSHSGLWRTCEVLHRTVMVVLPLSLILIVCGWVCGLLSSLSQSVPLLLLTGCYFLLGGALTLAGVSIYISYSHLAFVETARLYGVQHMQSVNISFGWSLALAWGSCALEVLSGALLLTAARFLSLSQRPGMPHSVII; encoded by the exons ATGGCCCTTCTGGCCGCCTTGTTCCTGAGCGCAGCCCTGGGCGCCCTGCTCAGCTTCGCGCTGCTGGCAGCTGCGGTCGCCAGCGATTACTGGTACATCCTGGAGGTGGCGAACCCTGGCGGCTCCGGTGGTGCGCAGCAGCTCTCCTCACATTCTGGGCTCTGGCGCACCTGCGAAG TGCTGCACCGCACAGTCATGGTAGTCCTGCCTCTGAGCCTCATCCTCATCGTGTGTGGCTGGGTCTGCGGCTTGCTCAGCTCCCTGTCCCAGAGTGTCCCTCTGCTGCTCCTCACTGGCTGCTACTTCCTGCTAGGGG GTGCCCTGACCCTGGCAGGGGTCAGCATCTACATCAGCTACTCACACCTGGCATTTGTGGAGACTGCCCGCCTGTATGGTGTGCAGCACATGCAGAGTGTGAACATCAGCTTCGGCTGGTCACTGGCCCTGGCCTGGGGCTCCTGTGCCTTGGAGGTGCTCAGTGGTGCCCTCTTGCTCACAGCTGCCCGGTTCCTCAGCCTGAGCCAACGCCCAGGAATGCCCCACTCCGTGATCATCTGA